atatataaaataaaatatatgaatatatatatatttgtgtatgTAAAGATCTTCTGCAAACACCACCTGATTCTCAGTGCTCTGACTTTTAGATTATATTATTGCTGTCTTCAACAATCTTTTAATGTAAACACATGTTGCTATTTGACAAAACCCTACTGGCATTAtcaaatttttatatatattctgTTTCAGTTTGCTCACATATAATTTTTAAAAAAGTTGTATCCTTTTATTCAAATTTTGGGGCTTTTTTTTGATCTGGGATTTCTTACCAATTTGTATTTCACATTTCTTTTAGGTATGTTACTAGATCCTGATCTCAGTTTCAGATCTACAAATTCCAGTACTActatttttttttcacttttttttttatttttttttttaatttttttagcttGTTTTAGATCTATTTATATGTTTCTGATATGTGTATGAACAAGTAGTGTTAGTGTGTTAGATTATCTTGAAATATTTGTTTTAAAAGTTGTGAATTTATCATAATTTATCATATAAAATAAGATGACAGCAATCAGTATTTTGATTTTCacaatttttaatttaaaatgatttatttttcatattgattttcttgaaaatttgaaaatttcttATGTGAGATGAGATCTTACCAATGGGTATTAAAAGGTTTTCttgaaaagtttttttttttttttttttttttttttttttttttaaagatgagATCAATCAGATCATAGCTTTGGGTATTATTAGTTGTAAATTTATCATATAAAACAAGATGACAGCAATcagtttttttattttcaaaatttttaatttaaaattagtTCTCTTTCATATTGATTTTcttgaaaaattgaaaatttcTTATGTGAGATGAGATCATACCAATGGGTATTACTAGGTTTTCttgaaaagttttttttttttttttttttttttttttttttttttttttttaataaagatgAGATCAATCAGATCATAGCTTTGGTCATATCCTTAAACATgaatttcttgagaaattttgcTAAAGATGACTAAATTCTTCATATTTCAGGCTTATTATTGGCTGCAAATTCGACTTTTTCTACTATGCTTAAACAGATTCTCGCAAAACTCCCCCGTAAATCATCAAAACCGAATCAAAACTGTTCAGACGGTAGCAATGCAGCCACCGATTTAACCAACAATGGCGGTTTCACCAACACCTGTAACGTTATTTCGACTCGATTAAACGTTGTGAAGAAAATGTCATCATCTATATTCCCGACATCGAATGGCGATATGATCCAGCCTCATATACCGTTTAAAGACGTCCAAAACTCCGAAAAACCGAGACTTTTGATCAGTAAGTTGAATCTCTGCTCCGTTACATACGATTTCAACGATCAAGATAAAGACGACGCGGAAAAAGATCAAAAACGCCAAGTTTTAGTCGAGATTCTCGATTTTCTCGTTTCGGATTCCGTAAAACTCACCGAACCCGCCATGTCAGCGATATGTAAAACATGTGGCGACAATCTTTTCCGTGAGTTCCCACCGAAGTACTCGAACTCGCCACGTGGCGAAACGGAAGATGACGATCCGTGGTTTGATCCCGCTTGGTCACATCTACAACTTGTTTACGAAATCCTCCTTAGATTCGTTAGTTTAAGTTCTCTCGATCCGAAAATCGCTAAGCAGTATATCGACCATCCATTCTTGTTAAGATTACTCAATCTATTTGACTCCGAGGACCCACGAGAACGCGATTGTTTGAAGTCGGTTTTACACAGGATTTACGGCAAATTCATGGTTCATCGACCGTTTATTCGGATGGCCGTCAGCAACGTTATCTACCGGTTTGTGTTCGAAACCGAAAAGCACAACGGGATTGCGGAACTACTGGAGATATTCGGGAGCGTTATCAGTGGATTTGCGTTACCGTTAAAGAAAGAACACAAGATGTTTTTGTCACGGgttttaattccgctgcataAACCGAAATCCGTTGGTGGTTATCATCATCAACTAACGTATTGTGTTGTTCAGTTTATAGAAAAGGAACCGAAACTTACGAGTGTTGTCATAAACGGGCTGCTGAAATATTGGCCCGTGATGAGTAGTCAGAAGCAGTTGATGTTCTTG
The sequence above is drawn from the Helianthus annuus cultivar XRQ/B chromosome 12, HanXRQr2.0-SUNRISE, whole genome shotgun sequence genome and encodes:
- the LOC110893821 gene encoding serine/threonine protein phosphatase 2A 57 kDa regulatory subunit B' kappa isoform yields the protein MSIFVPESPGLLLAANSTFSTMLKQILAKLPRKSSKPNQNCSDGSNAATDLTNNGGFTNTCNVISTRLNVVKKMSSSIFPTSNGDMIQPHIPFKDVQNSEKPRLLISKLNLCSVTYDFNDQDKDDAEKDQKRQVLVEILDFLVSDSVKLTEPAMSAICKTCGDNLFREFPPKYSNSPRGETEDDDPWFDPAWSHLQLVYEILLRFVSLSSLDPKIAKQYIDHPFLLRLLNLFDSEDPRERDCLKSVLHRIYGKFMVHRPFIRMAVSNVIYRFVFETEKHNGIAELLEIFGSVISGFALPLKKEHKMFLSRVLIPLHKPKSVGGYHHQLTYCVVQFIEKEPKLTSVVINGLLKYWPVMSSQKQLMFLSELEELLELIRTDEFEKIMVPLFRRIRSCLDSYHFQVAERAHFLWNNEHIHHLIMCNRQVIMPIVFSSLQHNSKNHWNRTVLNLAQNVLKMFNEVDEQLVLSCQCKFEEEKSATVMVAERRQLTWEHLETAAANASVLEGPTTATSTCVVSC